A single genomic interval of Danio aesculapii chromosome 5, fDanAes4.1, whole genome shotgun sequence harbors:
- the LOC130228510 gene encoding LOW QUALITY PROTEIN: ubiquitin-conjugating enzyme E2 G1-like (The sequence of the model RefSeq protein was modified relative to this genomic sequence to represent the inferred CDS: deleted 3 bases in 3 codons), whose product MTEPQSALLLRRQLAELNKNPVEGFSAGLIDDNDLYRWEVLIIGPPDTLYEGGVFKAHLTFPKDYPLRPPKMKFISEIWHPNVDKNGDVCSSILHEPGEDKYGYEKPEERWLPIHTVETIMISVISMLADPNGDSPANVDAAKEWREDRHGEFKRKVARCVRKSQETAFE is encoded by the exons ATGACGGAGCCCCAGTCAGCACTGTTACTCAGGAGACAGCTAGCAG AACTGAATAAAAATCCTGTGGAAGGTTTCTCAGCCGGTTTGATAGATGATAATGACCTCTACAGATGGGAAGTACTAATAATTGGTCCTCCTGATACACTGTA TGAGGGTGGTGTC TTTAAAGCCCATCTTACGTTTCCCAAAGACTATCCTCTCAGGCCTCCTAAAATGAAGTTCATTAGC GAAATATGGCATCCAAATG TTGACAAGAATGGTGATGTTTGTAGTTCGATATTGCACGAA CCCGGGGAGGATAAATATGGCTATGAGAAACCAGAAGAGCGCTGGCTCCCCATCCATACCGTAGAGACCATCATGATTAGCGTCATCTCTATGCTAGCAGACCCCAATGGAGACTCCCCTGCCAATGTTGATGCAGCA AAAGAGTGGCGGGAAGACAGACATGGTGAATTCAAAAGAAAAGTTGCCCGCTGTGTAAGAAAGAGCCAAGAGACTGCCTTCGAGTGA